One Pseudomonas sp. MH9.2 DNA segment encodes these proteins:
- a CDS encoding IS3 family transposase (programmed frameshift) → MKTSRFSDSQIMAILKQAEAGSPVPELCREHGISSATFYKWRTKFGGMDASLMARLRELEEENRRLKKMYAEERLKAEIIQEVMGKKVVKPSRRREMAQEAVCSGRCSIKLACLAFSVSITCYRYQPRLSSENAEIADQLIRLTHNQRNWGFGLCFLYLRNVKGYRWNHKRVYRIYRELELNLRIKPRKRVVREKPKPLAVPEATNQCWSMDFMHDQLADGRSFRIFNLIDDFNREALGMEIDLSLPAERVVRALDQVIEWRGKPQAIRSDSGPEFVSTKLAEWAEKRGIRLDFIQPGNPQQNAYVERYNRTVRYDWLGHYLFESIAEVQDYGPNWIWTYNHERPNMALGGITPKQKLALVA, encoded by the exons GTGAAGACATCGCGTTTTTCGGACAGTCAAATCATGGCCATCCTCAAGCAAGCCGAGGCTGGAAGCCCGGTGCCAGAGCTGTGTCGCGAGCACGGTATCAGTTCGGCCACCTTCTACAAGTGGCGCACCAAGTTCGGTGGTATGGATGCGTCGCTGATGGCTCGGTTGCGCGAACTGGAGGAGGAGAACCGGCGCCTCAAAAAAATGTATGCCGAAGAGCGTCTCAAAGCCGAAATTATCCAGGAGGTCATGG GCAAAAAAGTGGTGAAGCCATCGCGGCGACGAGAGATGGCGCAGGAAGCGGTTTGTTCAGGTCGGTGCAGTATCAAGCTGGCGTGCCTGGCCTTCTCGGTCAGCATCACGTGCTATCGCTATCAGCCACGATTGTCGTCTGAAAACGCCGAGATCGCCGATCAACTAATCCGGCTCACGCATAACCAGCGTAACTGGGGGTTTGGCTTGTGCTTTCTGTACCTGCGCAACGTGAAGGGCTATCGGTGGAACCATAAGCGGGTGTACCGGATTTACCGCGAACTGGAGCTGAATCTGCGGATCAAGCCGCGTAAGCGCGTCGTGCGCGAGAAGCCCAAACCGCTAGCTGTTCCTGAGGCCACCAACCAGTGCTGGTCGATGGATTTTATGCACGATCAGTTAGCCGATGGGCGTAGTTTTCGGATTTTTAATCTGATTGACGACTTCAACCGCGAAGCCCTGGGTATGGAGATTGATTTGTCGCTACCGGCTGAACGTGTGGTGCGTGCACTGGATCAGGTCATTGAATGGCGTGGAAAGCCGCAGGCGATCCGCAGCGATAGCGGTCCAGAATTCGTCAGCACCAAGCTCGCTGAGTGGGCCGAGAAACGGGGCATCCGACTTGACTTTATTCAGCCGGGCAATCCGCAGCAGAATGCCTATGTTGAGCGCTATAACCGTACTGTGCGCTATGACTGGCTGGGACATTACCTGTTTGAGTCGATAGCTGAAGTTCAGGACTACGGTCCGAACTGGATCTGGACATACAATCACGAGCGCCCGAATATGGCCCTCGGCGGCATTACTCCAAAACAGAAGTTGGCCCTGGTGGCCTGA
- a CDS encoding NAD-dependent succinate-semialdehyde dehydrogenase, with amino-acid sequence MTPKHPLLFKALCYIDGHWVHSDSGDSIAVHNPANQKLIGHVPLLDQPQLLQAIDAAQRAFASWREQSLEARGAILRRWGELILEHKEDLARILSEEQGKPLAESRGEIAYAASFIPWFAEEARRLYGQNIPSHIPGAYLGTIKEPVGVCALLTPWNFPSAMITRKAAAALAAGCTVIIKPAHETPFSAFALAQLAEEAGFPAGVFNVVLGEPQTTMETLVKDPRVRSVSFTGSTRVGKLVLQAAATDVKKVALELGGNAPFIVCADADLALAVKVAVEAKFQTSGQDCCAANRIMVQRPIYQEFLTRFAAAVRELRVGPAMLGDVEQQVDVGPLMHRAAFNATCERVDDALQHGAHRLVGGEVHALGGLFYQPTVLADVTPQMRIYQEENFAPIAGVMAFDTLDQAVEMANDTEYGLAAYICSNRLDVIYPLIRRLDHAMVAVNGVKFTGHPIPFGGMKASGLGREGGSEGFEAFVETKYFCLHHQGQF; translated from the coding sequence ATGACCCCTAAACATCCGCTGTTGTTCAAAGCCCTGTGTTACATCGACGGTCATTGGGTGCACAGTGACAGCGGCGACAGCATTGCCGTGCACAACCCGGCCAATCAAAAACTCATCGGCCATGTGCCATTGCTAGATCAGCCGCAACTGCTGCAGGCGATTGATGCCGCGCAGCGTGCTTTTGCCTCTTGGCGTGAACAAAGCCTGGAGGCGCGAGGGGCGATTCTGCGCCGTTGGGGCGAGCTGATTCTCGAACATAAAGAAGATCTAGCGCGGATTCTCAGCGAAGAGCAGGGCAAGCCGTTGGCTGAATCTCGCGGCGAGATTGCCTACGCCGCGAGCTTCATCCCGTGGTTTGCCGAAGAAGCGCGACGCCTGTATGGCCAGAACATTCCCAGCCATATCCCCGGCGCGTACTTGGGCACCATTAAGGAGCCGGTGGGCGTCTGCGCGTTGCTGACCCCATGGAACTTCCCGTCTGCAATGATCACTCGCAAAGCCGCTGCCGCGTTGGCCGCCGGTTGCACGGTGATTATCAAGCCAGCTCATGAAACACCTTTTTCAGCCTTTGCCCTGGCGCAATTGGCCGAAGAAGCGGGGTTCCCGGCTGGTGTCTTCAATGTGGTGCTAGGCGAGCCGCAGACGACCATGGAAACCCTGGTCAAGGACCCAAGAGTGCGTTCGGTAAGTTTTACTGGCTCGACCCGGGTCGGCAAGCTGGTGTTGCAGGCTGCCGCAACCGACGTAAAAAAGGTCGCGCTGGAGTTGGGCGGTAATGCGCCGTTCATTGTCTGTGCGGATGCCGATCTCGCGTTGGCGGTGAAAGTCGCCGTTGAAGCCAAGTTTCAGACATCCGGCCAGGATTGCTGCGCCGCTAACCGGATCATGGTGCAGCGGCCGATTTATCAGGAATTTTTGACCCGGTTTGCTGCGGCCGTGCGTGAGTTGCGCGTTGGCCCAGCGATGCTGGGTGATGTTGAACAGCAAGTTGATGTCGGCCCGCTGATGCACCGGGCCGCGTTCAATGCTACCTGCGAGCGAGTCGACGATGCGCTGCAACACGGCGCGCACCGACTGGTGGGTGGTGAGGTGCACGCCCTCGGTGGTTTGTTCTATCAACCGACCGTGCTGGCTGACGTGACCCCGCAGATGCGCATCTATCAGGAAGAAAACTTTGCACCGATCGCCGGGGTGATGGCGTTTGACACTTTGGATCAGGCGGTCGAGATGGCCAATGACACCGAATACGGTTTAGCTGCCTACATTTGTTCGAACCGGCTAGACGTGATTTATCCGCTGATCCGCCGACTCGACCACGCCATGGTCGCGGTTAATGGCGTCAAGTTCACCGGCCATCCGATCCCTTTTGGTGGCATGAAAGCCTCGGGTCTCGGGCGCGAAGGCGGCAGTGAGGGCTTCGAAGCCTTCGTCGAAACCAAATATTTTTGCTTGCACCATCAAGGTCAGTTCTGA
- a CDS encoding DUF1883 domain-containing protein, producing MKFIHQREQLNEDDVVIIECSNTCNIRLMNDANFRSFKSGGRHTYHGGAFDKFPAKIVVPSSGFWNITIDTVTSRAISVTRKPNVKHLIKIVRRSSPRLQ from the coding sequence ATGAAATTTATACACCAGCGCGAGCAACTCAACGAAGATGACGTGGTGATCATCGAATGCTCGAATACATGCAACATACGTTTAATGAACGACGCCAATTTTCGCAGCTTCAAGAGTGGAGGGCGCCACACCTACCATGGTGGCGCATTCGACAAGTTCCCAGCGAAGATCGTCGTGCCCAGCAGTGGATTTTGGAACATCACAATAGACACCGTAACCAGCAGGGCAATTAGCGTGACCCGTAAGCCAAACGTCAAGCACTTGATCAAGATCGTCCGGCGATCTAGCCCTCGGCTGCAATGA
- a CDS encoding dTMP kinase, protein MNRPLFVSLDGPKGAGKTTLLEAVTKVLRADNKKVIRLCEKKSDPYRAETMALVNKLVRNPTRDLELGVCERFADSRAWISQHVLPKQPPGSIILIDRWYPSDAAFRRIVPFVEILQLNVDRNVRVPDLHVGVVTAPDISWARAAARRRGLSSTVIHKLEEHVACTKAFERAIADHGWVLCRNEGTIEDATMQVISEIYRVLRCPVGEVRCAGLDSVEIAVDIDR, encoded by the coding sequence ATGAATCGTCCGCTGTTTGTTTCTCTAGATGGGCCCAAGGGAGCCGGCAAAACCACGCTTTTGGAGGCCGTTACGAAAGTACTGAGGGCCGACAACAAAAAGGTGATCCGACTTTGCGAGAAAAAAAGCGATCCCTATAGGGCTGAAACAATGGCCCTCGTTAACAAACTCGTCAGAAATCCCACCCGGGATTTGGAGTTGGGGGTTTGTGAGCGCTTTGCTGATAGCCGTGCTTGGATTTCCCAGCACGTACTGCCTAAACAGCCACCAGGCAGCATCATCTTGATCGATCGCTGGTACCCGTCTGATGCCGCGTTTCGCCGGATAGTCCCGTTTGTAGAGATTCTACAGTTGAACGTTGATCGGAACGTGCGAGTGCCAGACCTCCATGTTGGGGTTGTCACTGCCCCTGATATTTCATGGGCGAGGGCAGCGGCACGACGGCGTGGGCTGAGCAGTACTGTGATTCATAAGCTGGAAGAACATGTCGCTTGCACCAAGGCGTTCGAGCGAGCGATTGCAGATCACGGCTGGGTTTTATGCCGTAATGAAGGAACGATCGAAGACGCAACGATGCAGGTGATTTCTGAGATCTATAGAGTCCTTCGATGCCCCGTAGGCGAAGTTCGCTGCGCCGGCCTTGATTCGGTTGAGATAGCCGTAGATATAGATCGTTAG
- a CDS encoding aspartate aminotransferase family protein: MSQEFSNLFEQDRAHFMHPSTHAHDHASGALKGRIIKSASGIRIRDHEGREFMDAFAGLYCVNIGYGRTEVADAIYKQAKELAYYHTYVGHSTEAIIELSSRIMDWAPEGMKKVYYGLSGSDANETQVKLVRYYNNVLGRPLKKKIISRDRGYHGSGIMTGSLTGLPAFHQHFDLPEQGVKHTVCPHWYRKAPAGMDETAFVRYCADELEKMILAEGKDTIAAFIGEPLMGTGGIIVPPAGYWAAIQAVLNKYDVLLIADEVVCAFGRLGSKMGSQRYDMKPDLITTAKGLTSAYAPLSAVIIGEKVWNVIEKASEKEGAMGHGWTYSGHPICAAAALANLDILERENLTANAEVVGGYLNRRLRETLEGHPLVGEVRGDGMLAAVEFMADREQRTAFDPALKVGPKVSAACLERGMIARAMPHGDILGFAPPLILTQEDAELIVQITKEAVDQVAGEVLG, from the coding sequence ATGAGTCAGGAATTCAGCAATCTGTTTGAACAAGACCGTGCGCACTTCATGCACCCGTCGACCCATGCCCATGACCACGCCAGCGGTGCACTCAAGGGCCGCATCATCAAGAGCGCCTCTGGCATTCGCATTCGTGACCATGAAGGCCGTGAATTCATGGACGCCTTCGCCGGTTTGTACTGCGTGAACATTGGCTATGGCCGCACCGAAGTTGCCGACGCAATCTACAAGCAGGCCAAGGAATTGGCCTACTATCACACCTATGTCGGGCACTCCACCGAAGCGATTATCGAGCTGTCCAGCCGCATCATGGACTGGGCTCCTGAAGGTATGAAAAAGGTCTATTACGGGCTGTCCGGTTCCGACGCTAACGAAACCCAGGTCAAACTGGTGCGTTACTACAACAACGTGCTGGGTCGACCACTGAAGAAGAAAATCATCTCCCGCGATCGTGGTTATCACGGCTCGGGCATCATGACCGGTAGCCTGACTGGATTGCCTGCGTTCCATCAGCATTTCGACCTGCCCGAGCAAGGCGTCAAACACACCGTCTGCCCGCACTGGTATCGCAAGGCCCCGGCTGGCATGGATGAAACCGCATTTGTCCGCTATTGCGCGGATGAGCTGGAGAAAATGATCCTTGCCGAAGGCAAGGACACCATAGCTGCGTTCATTGGCGAACCGTTGATGGGAACAGGCGGCATCATCGTTCCGCCTGCGGGTTATTGGGCAGCAATTCAAGCTGTGCTGAATAAATACGACGTGCTGTTGATCGCTGATGAAGTGGTCTGCGCGTTCGGTCGCTTGGGCTCGAAGATGGGGAGCCAGCGTTATGACATGAAGCCTGACTTAATCACCACAGCCAAGGGGTTGACCAGCGCGTACGCGCCACTGTCGGCGGTGATTATCGGTGAGAAAGTCTGGAACGTGATCGAAAAAGCCTCGGAGAAAGAGGGTGCGATGGGCCATGGCTGGACGTATTCAGGTCATCCGATCTGCGCCGCTGCAGCGTTGGCCAACCTCGATATTCTGGAACGTGAAAACCTCACCGCCAATGCCGAAGTAGTGGGTGGATACCTGAATCGTCGCCTGCGCGAAACCCTGGAAGGTCATCCATTGGTGGGTGAAGTGCGGGGGGATGGCATGCTCGCCGCCGTTGAATTCATGGCCGATCGTGAGCAGCGCACAGCCTTCGATCCGGCGCTGAAAGTCGGCCCGAAAGTCTCGGCCGCCTGCCTGGAACGCGGCATGATCGCCCGAGCCATGCCTCACGGCGACATTCTCGGCTTCGCCCCCCCGCTGATTCTGACCCAGGAAGACGCTGAACTTATCGTCCAGATCACCAAAGAGGCAGTAGATCAGGTGGCGGGGGAAGTATTGGGTTAA